The nucleotide window TTGgaaccctagtccgacttttattcaTGTAGAGGAGGGGTCCGACTTTTGGACAATGGATCATGTTGTCCGATCTTGTGAAGGGAccaccttgtccgacttttaggaaggggaacccccccccccacacacacatggtccgagttttagtagGGCTCccccttgtccgaccttgtgaccCCTTTGttcccttggtccgagtttcaagcCCCTACCCTTAGTCCGACCTTGTGAAGACCCCcaccccctgtccgagttttaaggtgTGGCCCCATGGTCCGACTATGTAGGTGAtgttatgtccgagttttaaggtgTGGCCCCATGGTCCGACTATGTGGGTGATgttatgtccgagttttgtattgGTGTTGTGATGTCCAAACTTTGTGCATGTCATACCCCTTTGGTCAGAAGTTTGTATGCTTTTACatgatgtctgagtttaatgaatGTACACAAGATTCGACTTTCAATATTGAACTGTCTGAGTTTTGATTGAATATATGATCTGAAGTATAGTGATGATACATGCCCTGAATTCAGATAATACTTGAAGAGACAGAATGAATTTGGATGCCAAGATCAGAATCCTGAATGattatatgtgattatatgataATGTACATTACTGGGTGATATTGTATGCATGAACAATCTTTATTATAGCATTCTGTACAAGATAATTACACCGAACACGATTACTTGGATatcaaagacttgtaaaccctaattgtctacaaacacttacatcgaatcatgtgcaaaatatcctaggtcgtgtgtaacggacttagacatttaaataaccctagaagcaataacataccgagcaaaccaaggtgagttcacactcttactaaggcatgggattcccagggcatgggaattgggattgaaggaataaggttgaatagattcgtactgacactgttactagactacctaccatcgtcctcggttgtgcaggacacatacgtaaaacctacgtatacttgtattgctcactgtcctcaggatgcgaaggacactcacgtaaaacctacgtgaacatatactcactactgcctcggttgtgtcaggcacttacgtaaaacctacgtaaacccccgcgtacccctatccttggtttgtgaaggatacttacgtaaaacctacgtaaagcttgtacatattactgttctcgggttatgaagaacacttatggttacgaatagtctagtggttatacaacatgcgAAGCCCCCggcaatagaacgtactatcggcccagtagagccatatgttacaaacgaacttactattacgcatttactttctgtgaactcgctcaactagttgttgatcctctgttacatgccttgcaggtcgttagaaacatggagcttgcacagggaggagctggtcgttgtgggcttggatcgtgattgtttcgttaaacacttatgacatttcataccttataatgttgggttttatttatacgcttccgctaaacagtgataacatacttatattttgaacacctttcatattggtggttgaatggcatttacttttatatattaattacatgttcaatatgattggtggcttgatcctggtcagtcacgctcccaagcggtgatactccgcaggtggattttgggggtgtgacaatacttgagctatcacttgttggactgcgaacactagcatggctgaaactattttgttaCATTTACATATGGATATGAGGcttttaatctattatgctattaatcaaacttgtatacttgccGGTACATTTTTGTACTGACCCTATTTAATACATGTTGTAGGCTGACAGGATGCTAGGATTcttggaatcaagctaggatgatgcttagaaactcatCTAGATAAATAAGTTTTGAACAATATTTGAGACTTGATGTACTATGATACTTGATGATGGTTGTTTggatttagacaatgtttgaatCAATCTAACTTATAATGAAACTAtttagtgttatggaatctcatgagcaatctgaacgcttagttctcgcaccccgatgtttctgccatcggttcgGGTGTCACAGCCCCTGACCCCACCCTGAGAACGGGAGCCGCGAACCAGTCAGatggtaccggtgtttattaaattagcagcagaaattttcatcaggaccgtagttaggaaatatttttatcagagttaaacaccatatttttataataaacaaatgggataaaacccaagttttctttacaatacatttatagggataaaccctaattattgaaaataaagtctcctttttttatttaagtaacttttatagccacctTTCTAAGCCTTcggtgctctccagctggcttttatttggctttcacattttgttacctgaaacgcgtttaaaatatttttgtcagtgggaaatgctggtgagtgaatcctagtttaatcaagtttaagtaaaaactattgtacaatattgagggcggtctcgcaattacatttgtttccaagtcatatcaattaccacccacggtactgtcagaCCCGGCTTGTGGAAaagttactcctcgcaaggcagtaactaattttgtatacaaaaccccaacataccgacgataattgtatccttacaaatactcaataactgtttaatatataattaatcgtgtgaggctttgtaaaaacagtttccaaaaaaggagattactcacattgctactttAGGTATTTCCTTTGTGGCTTCCATGGTTATAATCtagttaaataaacaatgcacacgcgttagtataataacccatatTTACATTAGTAtaaccctccccgagacagaactccaacgactacgtcgggcagagccacgacaaccgttacggagcagtagatcaatcgggcagcgtatctaatacgtaatcaagggttataatacttactacgaggcagagcttcgctaattaggggggtataaCGCCCGGGTATAGTGCCTACACTATAGAGATTTAATGCCCGGGTACAGAGCTTCAAGCTTCCATTTCCATTCATCTAGACCACCCCTCCATGTCAAATCGTGAATCTCACTTAGAAGCTGAAATAATTATGTCACCTCCCCATGCGAAGAAGGTGCTGATCTCCAATCCCACTCCACGGTTTTAACATTGTTTACGCAATGAATTCGAGCTGAAACCTTAAcccatttctttttttttcaagcCTAAACAGGTTAGGATATATAACTCGAATTGGTTCTTCTCTTAACCAAATGTCTCCCCAAAAGTTTATAGAAGAACCATCACCTAGCGAACCAACAAAAAAAGAATTAAGAGCCGACCCGTTTGAAATTGTTTTCTCTCCCACTTTCACTATTTGTTTCCAACAACCACTAGCCGAAGCGCTACATGGTAACATAGCCCAAGGCCTACTCGACCCGTGACATCCCAAAATAATTTTATTCCACAAGCTACTACCTTCTTTTTTGAATCTCCAAGTCCATTTCAAAAGGAGCGCGTCATTCACCTCTTGTAACTTAGCCACACCCAGTCCACCTTTCTTTTTCGGAGTAGTAACAATATCCCAAGCAACCCACGGAATCTTTTTTTTCTTCACTAGAACCGGCCCACAAGAAACGCCTCATAATAGTCTCAATAGTATCAATCACGGCCTTAGGAGCTTTGTAAAGCGAAAGGTAATAAACGGGTAAACTTTCAAGAACCGACTTAATGAGAACTAATTGGCCTCCCATCGATAAAGTCTTCGCTTTCCACGACACAAGACGAGCTCTTATAACTTCAATAACCGGGTCCCAATTACTAATACGAGTCATCTTAGCCCCAACTTGGATTCCTAGGTAGACAAAAGGAATCCCTCCTCTTTTACAACCCAAGAATTCCATTATATTATCCACCTCTGACTCTTCCGTACCAACTCCAAAAATATTCGACTTATGAAGATTTATACGAAGACCCGaacatagataaaaaaaatatgaaGAATCCTGGCAATACTCTGAATATTTTCACGCAACCACTCTCCTAAAATAAGGGCGTCATCCGCATAGAAAAGATGAGTAATATCCGCTTCGTCCTCCGATAAACTAATACCTTTAAAACACCAATCTCTTTAGCTTTCTCCAATAACCAAGAAAGAGATTCCATCACAATCAAGAATAGAAAAGGCGACAACGGATCGCCTTGACGGAGACCCTTTTCACAACTAAAATCAAAGGTCGGCGAGCCATTAACCAAGACCGCGGCTCTAGAAGAATGAGGAATACCTTTAATCCAATCACACCAAGTCGGATGAAAACCCATTTGTGACAAAATAGAAATCAAGAAGTTCCAGTTAACGTTGTCATAGGCCTTCTCGAAGTCTATTTTTAACATAAAGGCCTTTCTATTTCTTTTCTTCAACCACTCCAAGACTTCGTTAACCATAAGAGGACCATCGAGGATGAAACGATCAGATAAGAACGCCGATTGAGACTCGGAAATAACATGGCCCATTATCTTTTTTAGACGTTTTGCAAGAACTTTTGAAATAACTTTACTAGTCATCCCAATAAGAGTAATAGGCCTATAATCTCTAAGACCCAAAGGCGTTTTGACCTTTGGTATCAGAGTAATAAAAGACGACCCACAACCTGGATTAATAATACCTGACGCGTGAAACTCCACCATGATTTTATAGAAATCCTCCTCAAACAAGTTCCAAAAACGCTTGACGAAACGAAAATTGAAGCCATCGGGACCAGGCGCCTTGTTTGAGCCACAATCAAATACCGCCTCTTTGATTTCTTGTTTGGAAAACATATCAACCAAAGCGACTCGATCCTGTTCACCAATTTTCTTTATACCCGAACAAACCAGAGTTGGCCGATAAGGTTCCTACTCCTTGAAATGACTTCTAAAAAATCTTAATATCTCTCTCTTAACCAATAACGGTTTTGTAACCCATTCCCCGTTAATCAAAATTCCCGGGATAGagtttcgcgcctttcttccgtTAACAACATTCTGGAAGAAACTAGAGTTTTCGTCACCAAGCGAGGCCCATTTAACGTGAGATTTTTGTCTAAGATCACGCGCCGTATGATGCTCAATATCTTCAATCGCTTTCTTGCATTCTGCCCAAACCCAAAGATCCGTTTCATCCAAGTCTTTAAGTTCCATTTGAACCTCAATCTCCTCTTTTTCTTTCCATAATCGAGACTCGTCTTCCACTTCTTTAACACTATAATTGTTGAACCACTCTTTTAAACGATATCGAAGTCTTTTCAATTTGTTTAACAAATTGACATCCGTTGCACCTTTATTTACCCAACCTCCAAAAACCGTCTGGACAATATCTATACAACCAGGCCGATCCAACCATGAGTCAAACATCCAAAAGGGTTTTGGACCAAAGTTTGAATCCTTAACCGAGAAAACCAAAGGAGAATGATCCGAGAATCTCTATTAAGAGCTCGAACGCACGCAATTGGCCACTTGTTAAACACATTGTCACAAACAAAAACCTTGTCGATTCTACTCAACTTACACAAACCTCTTCTATTGGACATATATGTATACCTCATCCCTTTCAAATTATATTCCCGTAAACCTGCTTCATCGATAAAATCATTAAAGTCACGGGCGCAAACCGgatcaaaaatcaatttttttctttCATCCCGATCTCTAACCGCATTAAAATCACCAAACACTATCCACCGACCTTGATTCGAATGAATAAGATTATTAATTCTTGCCCAAAGTTGTCTTTTATCAATATTAGTTTGAGGAGCATAAACATTAATAATATTCACTCTAATGGAGCCGGCTAAAACCACACCCGCCACATGAAGAAAATTAATATCTTTGGTCATCGAATCTTTCACAAACACTTTAGGATCCCACATACTCACTAAGCCACCCGAGTTACCATTCGCATCAACATACTCATAATCAAAACCTGATCTTCCCCAATAATTAGAAACCAATGCCGATTGAACATTGCTAACCATAGACTCTTGCATACCAATGAAAGAAATCCCACAGCCGTTTTTAAGCTTCTTAATCCAACCCGCTTTACCACAAACCCCAACACCTCAAATGTTAATAGAAAGACAATTCATTTATTACCTCCTTTTAGTCCTTCATGAATGATCATCCCGTGAGAATTATGTAAATTGGCACCCAACTTCTCTCCCAAGGCAATCGTCGCTTCCACTTCTTCGTCTTGTATATGAACATTGTTCTCGACCGAAGTGTTGTGCATAACATCTGAGGACACTAACTCGACGGAGAGAATTCACATCTAAGGAACATTTTTTTGTTGTGTCGTATATTACAAGTGGTGAGCTATCTCCAACGGAGAGAATTCAAGGTGAATACGGATCAAGTTAATGGTATAGCTGGGTTTTGACTTAGCATTTGGTATTTGGGCTCAATATATCAAACATAGCTTGACATCAAAATCAAATGAAACTAAGCTCGACTAGAAAGTTACACTAGCAAATACCAAACGAgctatttttacacaagttttgagtcaccaccaccagcaTCAATGGGTTATTCATCTAGGTTAAAACAAAATATAGTAATATGGATTTCCTATTCAAAACGGTGGTCTAGAATGTATTTcatttaataaattaaattaaattaaattattgTTTCATATAGAAAATAAAATCCGAAAGATGGGGCACAACATGTCTAACAAGGAGCAAACATATAATGTATGTAGCACAGGTTACAAATTCTTAAATTCCTCTACAAAAGTATAGTCAAAGAAAGTGGTATGGCAAACACGAGACTAGCTCTCTACCTCTTGCTGTTATCAGCAACATAAGTCCTCAAAGAAGGCGACTGCGTGAGACCGTATGGTGCCACAGTCGTATTCTGACCTCCATTCTTTTGCTTCATCCGCTTTCTAGCCAAGTAGCCTCTCACCCAGGGCGTCAAATCCTCATTGattttgatcatcaggaagaaAATGATACGGTAGACGATAATCATGCTAAAGATAACACTAAGATTGATCCATTTTGATCTCGTCACCGTGATCTGGAAAACGTATTCCAAAACGTACTCCCCTGGGATCTGAGGTAAATCCGGCGTTTGGTTGTCGAACATCAACCCCCTCAAGTCATTTTGGTATTGTCCCTGCAATGACCATAAGAGTTTATTCAAGTGTAACGCAGACGGGTTTGTTTGTTATTCTACGGAGAAACCGTACCTGAAGAGCCCAGAAATGGAAACTGATGTATGACATAGGGTAACGCCAGACCGGTTTTGGGATGTCGTTAGGGAGTCGAAAGTAACCCGATACCAGCATGAATATGCCCTGCATTCCCAAAGTTTTTATACCGAAACAAGGTTAACTTCAACCCATAACCAAAGGTGGCAATTTTTAGCCATTTACTTGTGAATGACTCGATATTATTTAGTAAAAgtttagattattattattataataatactacgcattaattaattaattaatggttaaaaattagaaaaaatgAACGAAATATGCATGTGGACTCGACATGTCTCAAACTGTAATAATAAGAAATGGAACGCATTATATGCACAGACCTGGATCCCTGCGCCAATGATGATGCCCATAAGGAAATTGGGCACGACACTAGCTATGGCCATCATAAGACTTTCAACAACCGTCACACTTGCATAAAGGCACAATACAAAGAAAAGATAGTGCATAAACCCCGGGTGAAGGCGCACCATGAAATAACAAATCGTTCCAGAGATAAACGTAATTAATATCAGAAATGGCATCGCTGAGATTGTGTTGCTGATAACAAAAGCAGTCACACCATAGTGACCATTCAATCGTTCTCTTTGAAACACCTGCACATAATTTCAATGCTTTAGCATAGAAATTAGTTTCTTGTAACATAAATAACGCAAAAAAATATGATGAAACTGACCTTCATATCTTCCACAAAGGAAGGAAACCCCCCGATTGACATAAACGTGACGAATCCAAACACAAAAGAGGCACATGCTCCTCTTGCTAGAATCGAATTATAGCCCGTCCCGACATTTAAATAAATGGTTCCAATGCAGACAGTGACCAAAACATAGATGACGAGCCTCAACCAGTAATAACCGAAGTCCCTCGACATATTCACAAAAGAACGTTTGGTCAACATAAACGTCTGCATAAAGAAACTAGCCTGACTGCCACCCGAATCCAACACCGTTCCTTTCTGCATTCAACACGCAATCAAAAGAAAAACAACAAATGTTGCTTAACTTGTCAAAATCCAGAGTACTTACAACTTTCGACATCGCCTCAACTTTCTCATTCGCTGCATAGCAATACTGAGAGGTACGATAATAATCAGTAAGTGCTCGGATAGCTTCAGCAGTTGTAACCTTCTCCAATGGATCATCACTTGCTTCAAACTGATCAAAACCAAATTATCAATTGAACTACAATTGAACCAGAAGTAAGTAAATACCATACCCGTAGTTTCATGGATCCTTTCAAGGTGGCCTTCACTTTGTCGAAATCAGAATTGATGCAACGGAGAAAATGGTCTGACGGGTTTCGAAGAGCTGGGCAAGGAAAACCAGCTTGCGCGAAGAACTGCAAATCAACTCAAATTAGCTATGAATAATTGTTAAAAACGAAACAGATACAGATTTGTTCAAAACATGACACGCACATAAGCGGCACGAGAGTATGGCTATGGCTGCATATTCGTAATATTGGTCCCATAATTGTTTGGAGTTAGCTAACATGGTCTAATGTGGTTAAAACCCGTTATGATGACATTACGTGAAACTCAATCTTAAACTCACCTTAAAACCAACTTGAAATACCAAATACTCAACAAGATTTTTATCTATAGTCTTAATAATTTCTAAGTTTCTAACATATTCaacataccatatatatatatatatatatatatatatatatatatatatagagagagagagagagagaggaaggttaacgtacattacggcttaacgtacatcacgtacgacaggtaattacgcacgttcattttaaaatcacacacgttttaactcaaaaatccaaaatcacgcatgttgaaacacaataatcacgcatattgaaaacattaatcacgcatgttatataacaaatcacgcactttgttgtacgtgaagtacgttaagccgtaatgtacgatatactttttctatatatatacatgtatatatcaAGCATACAATATATTCAATTTTGATACAGGTAAATGTTATTGGGCAGGCATCACCTAATACATCCCAAACTCGAAACATCTAAAACTAATCTCAAACTTCATTACCCGTCCTGAATGTTTCAGGTTTTCTGTTCGATGTACCCTTCTCCCAAAATTATAAAGTTGATCAAAGTAGCAGAATTTGATTTCCAGTTTTATTGTGATAAGGAAAAGTACCTCGTAAGCTTCTGAAGCAAGACCGAAGTAAACGGTTTTGCCTCCTGACAGCAAGTACAAACGATCAAACAACTCAAAAACTTCACTGCTTGGTTGATGAATCGACGCGATTACGGTTCTGCCATCTCTAGATAAACCTCTTAATGTTTGAGTAACAAAGAAGGCTGAAGCGCtgcacaaaaaaatatatattaactaATTTCTTGATTTAAAAGGATTGCTTCTTTGGTAACAATTTTAATTCATAAATTTAGCTAAAGAAAGCGCCTAATCTAGTGTATTTTCAACattggtttatttaaaaactgaaTCATTAATTATCACATACGGGTTTAACAAACTAATTGTTTATGTATCATTTTAGCAAAAGAAAAACAATTTTGAATTAAACGCTTGAACTAGTGGTGTTCGCCATTCTGTTCGATTTAATCGGTTTAGACCAAACTCTAAGGCGCATAAATATTGTTTCTGGAAAATCGCAAATCAAACGTTCGAACTAGTGGTGTTTGCACTTCTGTTAAACCGGTTCAGTttgacagtttttttttttttttctaaatcgaTAGTCTGCttcaaattttctaaaacaaTAATACAGTTTGTGAATATTATAACGTATACAAAACTAGagaaagtatatcgtacattacggcttaacgtacttcacgtacaacaacgtgcgtgttTGTTCTATagcatgcgtgattaatgttttcaatatgcgtgattattgtgtttcaacatgcgtgattttggatttttgagttataacgtgcgtgattttaaaatgaacgtgcgtaattacctgtcgtacgtgatgtatgttaagccgtaatgtacaaAACTATATATTATAATAATGGAATATTTGTGTACACATATACCACAAGCTGATTACAGtttcaaaatgaaacatataTGTGTACACATATACCCCTAAATCAACTGTTTTGACGAAATGTATACCTATCTAGGCCGCTGGTGGGTTCGTCGAGAAATAGCAATCTGGGTCTCATCAAGATTTCGAGGGCGATACTGACACGACGCTTCTCACCACCGCTGATACCACGCAAGTGCCAGTTCCCAATAACGGTATCAGCACAATCTTGGAGCCCCATTTCTATTATGGTACTCTCCACCAATGCACGCTTGTCACGCCATGCCATTTTATCCGGTAGCCTTAGTCTAGCAGAGTACGATATGGTTTCACGAACCGTAAGCGTACCGATTAAGTTATCGTCTTGAGTTACATAAGCCTGCAGATCAACTTGCCACTGTTAAACACTAGCGCCAccctttttttatttaaattcatACTTAAAGAGGGAGAAAGATGTATTCCCGAAATATTTTTAACCAGTAGAATCCCTCCAAGCGAAGCGATGGGAATTCAGTTATTATTGGTTCGGTTCATTGCGCTACCGGTATCACTCGGTGTAGCAACCAAAAGAGAAAACCCAAAAAAAGTCGTGATATGCACAAAAGTATTTTTAACCAGTAGTTTCGATAATACCGATACGTATTGATGTCAGTATGGGTTCGTTTCGTCACGTTACCGGCACTTGCTACATAACTTATTCGAATACCACTCCGTTTTTAACAAAATTTGTTCAAGAATGTCATGAAAAAAAATTAACACAACGTGTTCAACTATTTTTAAGAGTTAATTACGCTGTTAGTCCCTATGGTATGTGGTTTGTGGATAGCACACTTAAGATAGTAATAGTTTAAAGTAACAATAACATTCTAAGGTATTAATGTTTCATTTTGTAACAAGCTGGGGTATTAACACTAAACCCTGGTTAATTTTAACCGAGTTTGAGGGTAATTTCGTCCTTTGTATCAAAACCATTTTTGTAACTCATACCACTAAATATTAATTGGACTAAAATCATTAGGTAATGAACTTTGGATTGAATTGATATGCTTAAAATTTTATATTGACCGCCTTAATTAAAAGATAACTAGTCTACAAAAAAGTTATTACAATTTTTAATTCACCCCATACCTTATATTGTACGTGTTACACGTAGATCATCAGAAAACATTAAAATCATCCAACCGACATAAACACCACAGTCGATGTGTTTTGGCTAACCCTATTAACAATTCAAGTGGCCAATTGGAATGTGGCATGATAAGTCGCGATTTTTATGTGAACCATGTTCAAATGCTGCAACGTTTTCTAATAAATTATAAGACAAATTCCTAAAGCTTATATTAAGTCATTTTCAAttgttttttagttattttttaattGCTGATTATCTTTTAAATACTCTTACGTCTTACCTCAACTGTTACATGCTAATTAAGCCATGAGATCTCACAAACCTAAGGTTCATCCAAACAGTTTTACACTCGATTCTATGTGTTAATTATGTTAATAAAAC belongs to Helianthus annuus cultivar XRQ/B chromosome 5, HanXRQr2.0-SUNRISE, whole genome shotgun sequence and includes:
- the LOC110940673 gene encoding ABC transporter G family member 11, producing MTNRESSSSSSEVVTMEIEESKAAASVVGGLSPLSESIWKEKTNTETVGDVSAKLAWKDLTVMVTLSNGETQNVLEGLTGYAEPGTFTALMGPSGSGKSTLLDALSSRLATNAFLSGNVCVNGRKTKLSFGTAAYVTQDDNLIGTLTVRETISYSARLRLPDKMAWRDKRALVESTIIEMGLQDCADTVIGNWHLRGISGGEKRRVSIALEILMRPRLLFLDEPTSGLDSASAFFVTQTLRGLSRDGRTVIASIHQPSSEVFELFDRLYLLSGGKTVYFGLASEAYEFFAQAGFPCPALRNPSDHFLRCINSDFDKVKATLKGSMKLRFEASDDPLEKVTTAEAIRALTDYYRTSQYCYAANEKVEAMSKVKGTVLDSGGSQASFFMQTFMLTKRSFVNMSRDFGYYWLRLVIYVLVTVCIGTIYLNVGTGYNSILARGACASFVFGFVTFMSIGGFPSFVEDMKVFQRERLNGHYGVTAFVISNTISAMPFLILITFISGTICYFMVRLHPGFMHYLFFVLCLYASVTVVESLMMAIASVVPNFLMGIIIGAGIQGIFMLVSGYFRLPNDIPKPVWRYPMSYISFHFWALQGQYQNDLRGLMFDNQTPDLPQIPGEYVLEYVFQITVTRSKWINLSVIFSMIIVYRIIFFLMIKINEDLTPWVRGYLARKRMKQKNGGQNTTVAPYGLTQSPSLRTYVADNSKR